A window of the Helianthus annuus cultivar XRQ/B chromosome 4, HanXRQr2.0-SUNRISE, whole genome shotgun sequence genome harbors these coding sequences:
- the LOC110937973 gene encoding uncharacterized protein LOC110937973 → MGSSTSTSPLSLKIVLISTGVLSAATAMKLYFPLVLNFAVYDVPVIWSVILSWLTPPYLYVVVNGIIITIVASSRFQLHYNHHRHDDHIETTDDLPSESPPLLIQPVAYEIETPAVVYETEDRETEGSLVVYEVEPPAIDIETVPVNDLDEAEDKFVISKAKLQSDLSFPVREMPLVSSRFAHQRRLSKANPEGVKSLRVSKPRKHETLESTWKMITDGRHIPLNRHLRKSDAFENHHHNHHAPPSDAYDGEQVADYTVMDKLETSHDRQNHRVVSSRNQLPPSGGKLRKEGSLSHDELNRRVEAFIKKFNDEMRLQRQESLQRYMDMINRGAE, encoded by the exons ATGGGTTCTTCAACTTCAACCTCACCACTTTCTTTGAAGATTGTATTAATCTCCACCGGCGTTTTATCCGCAGCGACGGCGATGAAGCTCTACTTCCCGTTGGTGTTAAACTTTGCAGTTTACGACGTACCGGTTATCTGGTCCGTTATACTCTCCTGGCTCACACCACCTTATCTATACGTCGTCGTTAACGgcatcatcatcaccatcgtTGCTTCTTCACGTTTCCAGCTCCACTACAACCATCACCGTCATGATGATCACATCGAAACGACCGATGATCTGCCGTCAGAATCACCGCCGTTGTTGATTCAACCGGTGGCGTATGAGATTGAAACTCCGGCGGTGGTTTACGAGACGGAAGATAGGGAAACTGAGGGGAGTCTCGTGGTTTATGAGGTTGAACCGCCGGCTATTGATATTGAAACAGTTCCGGTGAACGATTTAGATGAAGCTGAAGATAAATTTGTGATATCAAAAGCGAAGCTTCAATCAGATCTCAGTTTTCCGGTGAGAGAGATGCCGTTAGTTAGTTCCAGATTTGCTCACCAGCGGAGACTCTCGAAAGCTAACCCCGAAG GTGTGAAATCGCTAAGAGTATCGAAGCCGCGTAAACACGAAACATTAGAGAGCACGTGGAAGATGATAACCGACGGTCGTCACATTCCCTTGAACAGACATCTCCGGAAGTCCGATGCTTTCGAGaatcaccaccacaaccaccacgcGCCACCGTCGGATGCGTACGACGGCGAGCAAGTGGCAGATTACACTGTCATGGACAAATTGGAAACATCCCATGACCGCCAGAACCACCGTGTTGTGTCATCGAGAAATCAGTTGCCGCCATCTGGCGGGAAGCTGAGGAAAGAGGGGTCGCTGAGTCATGATGAGTTGAATCGGCGAGTTGAAGCGTTCATAAAGAAGTTTAACGATGAGATGAGGTTACAAAGACAAGAGTCGTTACAACGATACATGGACATGATTAACCGAGGGGCTGAATAg
- the LOC110937972 gene encoding glutathione S-transferase T3-like: protein MDPFNNPDTPNTPSNNPNTPTNPTQPNVFSVPGYYPTLEPNQFSQFSSNAFASFQQSPNQFTQISQNQALQQMMMRGAWNFPPVQPQPIPTPPVQPQPIPTPPVQSEPEDDVEIVPETQPPKGKGKRNKGKQVAGDQASKPKAIKWTPIEEEALAKAFLGTSDNPVKGNNQPGDGFWSKVLTKFLAMMDQGPYRDIDSVSSKWRKLNSAINRFCEEYNKLYTSDRRSRWNDEDVFKMALQKYKQNHGSNFPHVRAWMVVKDDPKWSPIPNEVAMAKRQKTSETGSLSAGGSDARCHINLNDDADYDEDEYNVREPDRPPGRDKTKKERAKGKGKETVDPNMVEFMEHLKVYNDISAQKSKTKERAVEEKSRASDEKLKEKVRLSNEKIRISDEKIRLKEWEIMMINVENEPEPRRSMLKKLQDDIMKKHQII, encoded by the exons ATGGATCCGTTCAACAACCCCGATACTCCCAACACGCCTTCGAACAACCCGAATACTCCCACCAATCCGACCCAACCAAATGTTTTTTCGGTTCCGGGGTATTATCCAACGctagaaccgaaccaattctcCCAATTTTCATCGAACGCTTTTGCGTCATTCCAACAATCGCCCAACCAATTCACTCAAATCTCCCAAAATCAAGCTCTTCAACAAATGATGATGCGGGGTGCTTGGAACTTTCCACCCGTTCAACCTCAACCGATCCCCACACCCCCCGTTCAACCCCAACCGATCCCCACACCCCCCGTTCAATCCGAACCCGAAGATGATGTGGAGATTGTGCCCGAAACCCAACCGCCAAAAGGGAAAGGAAAACGAAACAAAGGGAAACAAGTAGCGGGTGATCAAGCGTCGAAACCGAAGGCGATTAAATGGACCCCAATCGAAGAAGAAGCATTAGCCAAGGCTTTCCTTGGCACTTCCGACAACCCGGTAAAAG GTAACAATCAACCGGGTGACGGGTTTTGGTCCAAAGTATTGACCAAGTTTCTCGCCATGATGGACCAAGGCCCGTATAGAGATATCGACTCGGTTTCCTCGAAGTGGCGAAAATTGAACTCGGCCATTAATCGGTTTTGCGAGGAGTATAACAAATTATATACAAGTGACCGTCGTAGCAGGTGGAACGACGAGGATGTGTTCAAAATGGCATTGCAAAAGTATAAGCAAAATCATGGTTCCAACTTTCCTCACGTTCGCGCGTGGATGGTTGTAAAAGACGACCCAAAATGGTCGCCCATTCCTAACGAGGTGGCGATggcgaaacgccaaaaaacatcgGAAACGGGTAGTTTAAGCGCCGGTGGGTCGgacgcgaggtgtcacattaACTTAAATGATGACGCCGACTATGACGAAGACGAGTATAACGTACGTGAACCCGACCGTCCACCGGGCCGAGACAAAACAAAAAAGGAGCGGGCCAAGGGAAAAGGAAAGGAAACGGTGGACCCGAACATGGTTGAGTTTATGGAACACCTAAAAGTGTACAACGACATATCGGCCCAAAAGTCGAAGACGAAGGAGCGGGCCGTCGAAGAAAAAAGCCGTGCATCGGACgagaagttaaaagaaaaggtCCGATTGTCGAATGAGAAAATCCGAATCTCCGATGAAAAAATTCGGCTTAAGGAATGGGAAATAATGATGATTAATGTCGAGAACGAACCCGAGCCgagacgttcgatgttgaaaaaactaCAAGACGACATCATGAAAAAGCATCAAATTATTtaa